In Arthrobacter sp. B3I9, the following are encoded in one genomic region:
- the ligA gene encoding NAD-dependent DNA ligase LigA has product MSTGNTKTDAQSPAAELVPSGAVRAEYEDLVEQVRRHRFAYYQEDAPTISDAEFDALFRRLETLEALHPELVSNDSPTQEVGGEVSAAFAAVEHLQRMYSLEDVFSLDELEAWIAKAEAGIARLGNGAPAWLTELKIDGLAVNLLYRDGVLVRAATRGDGTTGEDITHNVLTIKEIPQQLSGAGFPAEMEVRGEVFIPSKAFAEFNDALIAAGKAPLANPRNAAAGSLRQKDPAETAKRPLRMYVHGIGAREGLDTASQSDTYRQLAEWGLPTSPYVEVLPGLKEVLEFIRRYGDKRHSLAHEIDGIVVKVDDFATQRALGYTTRVPRWAVAYKYPPEEVQTKLLDIAVNVGRTGRVTPFGVMEPVKVAGSTVEMATLHNQEVVKAKGVKIGDVVVLRKAGDVIPEIVGPVLALRDQQDPPVRDFVMPTECPFCGTPLAPAKEGDVDIRCPNSRSCPAQLRERVFHLAGRGAFDIEALGWEAAIALTQPTEPETPPLTTEATLFRLKPEDLADVKIRREKRTKGVPTGEFELVPYFYSKGTAKSPSKPTATTEKLFRELEKAKTQPLWRVLVALSIRHVGPRASRALATAFGTMTAIRQASEEELAHVDGVGPVIAQALTEWFAEDWHREIVDSWAADGVRMEDERDASMPRTLEGLTIVVTGSLEGFSRDEAKEAILVRGGKAAGSVSKKTDYLVAGENAGTKMDKAEQLGVPVLDEDGFRALLASGPAGGTGTVAGPSGAAEPEDDADGAGEDDGEDHQEVLSV; this is encoded by the coding sequence GTGAGCACAGGGAACACTAAAACCGACGCCCAAAGCCCCGCCGCCGAGCTGGTCCCCTCCGGGGCCGTGCGCGCCGAATACGAGGACCTCGTTGAACAGGTCCGCCGGCACCGCTTCGCGTACTACCAGGAGGACGCCCCGACAATCTCGGACGCGGAGTTCGACGCGCTCTTCCGGCGCCTGGAGACCCTCGAGGCACTGCACCCCGAACTTGTCTCCAACGATTCGCCCACCCAGGAGGTGGGCGGCGAGGTGTCCGCGGCCTTTGCCGCCGTCGAGCACCTGCAGCGCATGTACAGCCTCGAGGACGTCTTTTCGCTCGACGAGCTGGAGGCCTGGATCGCCAAGGCCGAGGCCGGCATCGCCCGGCTCGGGAACGGGGCGCCGGCCTGGCTGACCGAGCTCAAAATCGACGGGCTGGCCGTCAACCTGCTCTACCGCGACGGCGTTCTGGTCCGGGCAGCCACCCGCGGCGACGGCACAACGGGCGAGGACATCACGCACAACGTCCTGACCATCAAGGAAATCCCGCAGCAGCTCAGCGGCGCGGGCTTCCCGGCCGAGATGGAGGTCCGCGGCGAGGTCTTCATCCCCTCCAAGGCCTTCGCGGAATTCAACGACGCCCTCATCGCGGCCGGCAAGGCTCCGCTGGCCAATCCGCGCAACGCCGCCGCCGGTTCGCTGCGCCAGAAGGACCCCGCCGAGACCGCAAAGCGGCCGCTGCGGATGTACGTGCACGGCATCGGCGCCCGCGAAGGCCTCGACACCGCCAGCCAGTCCGACACCTACCGCCAGCTCGCCGAGTGGGGACTGCCCACCAGCCCCTATGTCGAGGTCCTGCCGGGGCTGAAGGAGGTGCTGGAGTTCATCCGGCGCTACGGGGACAAACGCCACAGCCTCGCCCACGAGATCGACGGCATCGTGGTTAAGGTCGACGACTTCGCTACCCAGCGTGCACTGGGCTACACCACCCGCGTCCCGCGCTGGGCGGTGGCCTACAAGTACCCGCCGGAGGAAGTCCAGACCAAGCTGCTGGACATCGCCGTCAACGTGGGCCGCACCGGCCGCGTCACGCCCTTCGGCGTGATGGAGCCGGTCAAGGTGGCCGGCTCCACGGTGGAAATGGCCACGCTGCACAACCAGGAAGTGGTCAAGGCCAAAGGCGTCAAGATCGGCGACGTCGTGGTGCTGCGCAAGGCCGGGGACGTCATCCCGGAGATCGTGGGCCCGGTCCTCGCCCTCCGCGACCAGCAGGACCCGCCGGTCCGGGACTTCGTGATGCCCACCGAATGCCCCTTCTGCGGCACACCCCTGGCCCCGGCGAAAGAAGGGGACGTGGACATCCGCTGCCCCAATTCCCGTTCCTGCCCGGCGCAGCTGCGCGAACGCGTGTTCCACCTTGCTGGCCGCGGGGCCTTCGACATCGAGGCCCTGGGCTGGGAAGCCGCCATCGCCCTCACGCAGCCGACGGAGCCGGAGACCCCGCCGCTGACCACCGAGGCCACGTTGTTCCGGTTGAAGCCCGAGGACCTCGCCGACGTTAAGATCCGGCGCGAAAAGCGCACCAAGGGCGTGCCGACCGGCGAGTTCGAACTGGTGCCGTACTTCTACAGCAAGGGCACGGCCAAGTCCCCGTCCAAGCCGACGGCGACCACCGAAAAACTTTTCCGGGAACTGGAAAAGGCGAAGACCCAGCCGCTGTGGCGCGTCCTGGTGGCGCTGTCCATCCGGCACGTCGGCCCGCGGGCCTCCCGTGCGCTTGCAACCGCGTTCGGGACCATGACCGCCATCCGGCAGGCATCCGAGGAGGAACTGGCGCACGTCGACGGCGTCGGCCCGGTCATCGCCCAGGCACTCACCGAGTGGTTCGCGGAGGACTGGCACCGCGAGATCGTGGACAGCTGGGCCGCCGACGGCGTCCGGATGGAGGACGAACGCGACGCCTCCATGCCCCGGACCCTGGAGGGGCTCACGATCGTGGTCACCGGAAGCCTCGAGGGCTTCAGCCGGGATGAGGCGAAAGAGGCCATCCTGGTCCGCGGCGGCAAGGCCGCCGGCTCGGTCTCCAAGAAGACGGACTACCTTGTGGCCGGTGAGAACGCCGGCACCAAGATGGACAAGGCCGAACAGCTGGGCGTGCCGGTCCTGGACGAGGACGGCTTCCGCGCCCTGCTGGCCAGTGGCCCGGCCGGCGGCACCGGCACGGTTGCCGGGCCGTCCGGGGCGGCGGAGCCGGAGGACGACGCAGACGGCGCCGGCGAGGACGACGGCGAGGACCACCAGGAAGTGCTTTCGGTATGA
- a CDS encoding PP2C family serine/threonine-protein phosphatase, which translates to MKPQPATVPSAADLRLDVGHGTDRGLRREMNEDSYIAADPVFAVADGMGGHEAGEIASGICVRTLAEMPQLASGARDATAGAVQEYLLAADETIREATGSRAGTTLSGVVLVEQLGMPYWLVLNIGDSRTYRFSRGGLTQISVDHSEVQELVDAGQISRREAAVHPRRHVVTRALGTGYETEADYWLVPVEEGDRILVCSDGLNGELDDEQIADILATEADPQAAVDELIQAALRSGGRDNVTCIVVDATNVPDGSAVRTATSTVAADHIAGADETAAARTDVLDVGPDGELRSNS; encoded by the coding sequence ATGAAACCACAACCGGCCACCGTTCCCTCCGCCGCTGACCTGCGGCTCGACGTCGGCCACGGTACCGACCGCGGGCTGCGCCGGGAGATGAACGAGGATTCCTACATCGCCGCCGATCCGGTCTTCGCGGTGGCCGACGGCATGGGAGGGCACGAGGCCGGAGAGATCGCCAGCGGCATCTGCGTGCGTACCCTCGCCGAGATGCCGCAGCTGGCAAGCGGCGCGCGCGACGCCACGGCCGGCGCCGTGCAGGAGTACCTGCTGGCCGCCGATGAAACAATCCGGGAGGCCACCGGGTCTCGGGCAGGAACAACTCTCTCAGGCGTGGTGCTGGTGGAGCAGCTCGGGATGCCGTACTGGCTGGTCCTGAACATCGGGGACTCCCGAACCTACCGGTTCAGCCGCGGCGGCCTGACCCAGATCAGCGTGGACCATTCCGAAGTGCAGGAACTGGTGGACGCGGGCCAGATCAGCAGGCGCGAGGCCGCGGTGCACCCGCGCCGCCACGTGGTCACGCGTGCCCTGGGCACGGGGTATGAGACCGAGGCCGACTACTGGCTGGTCCCGGTCGAGGAGGGGGACCGGATCCTGGTCTGCTCCGACGGGCTGAACGGCGAGCTGGACGACGAGCAGATCGCGGACATCCTTGCCACCGAGGCCGACCCGCAGGCGGCCGTCGACGAACTCATCCAGGCGGCCCTGCGCAGCGGCGGACGGGACAACGTCACGTGCATCGTGGTGGACGCCACCAACGTCCCGGACGGCAGTGCTGTCCGGACGGCCACCTCGACGGTTGCCGCTGACCACATCGCAGGCGCGGACGAAACCGCTGCCGCACGGACCGATGTGCTTGACGTCGGCCCGGACGGTGAGCTTCGCTCCAACAGCTGA
- a CDS encoding adenylate/guanylate cyclase domain-containing protein has translation MNAEDVHQETGLLAEEPSHVEDAVVEAATLEEAVLDSVAESLERDEAHPDDAVAGPAAVGPPTGAISAERLAVKALEHRLLGGERKLRRREVAAGAGLSVLSARKLWRALGFPNLGDEDVAFTERDQAALNTIVDQVRSGRLTEEAAISVTRAIGQMTDRMVVWQIEALVEDMVHQQGVPDAVARKRLVSELPSLVDALEEMLVYSWRRQLNAGVQRLAVRAEAGLQSSEEGREGDEDDTPLPLARAVGFADLVSYTSLSRRMNEKTLAQLVQRFENKCAEIISVGGGRLVKTVGDEVLYIAETPAAGAEISLALCQAFTEDEILPQARVAMVWGRILSRLGDIYGPTVNLAARLTSLADPGTVLVDSVTADALEQDERFILLPRPAEDVRGFGEILPVELQRGRGRGLVLD, from the coding sequence ATGAACGCTGAGGACGTCCACCAGGAAACCGGGCTCCTGGCCGAGGAACCGTCGCACGTTGAAGACGCCGTCGTCGAAGCCGCCACGCTCGAAGAAGCCGTTCTCGACTCCGTCGCGGAGAGCCTGGAGCGGGACGAGGCCCACCCGGACGATGCCGTTGCCGGTCCCGCCGCCGTCGGACCGCCCACCGGGGCGATCTCCGCGGAGCGACTCGCCGTGAAGGCGCTGGAACACCGCCTGCTCGGCGGGGAACGCAAGCTCCGCCGTCGTGAAGTCGCCGCCGGCGCCGGCCTGTCCGTGCTCTCCGCCCGGAAACTCTGGCGCGCCCTGGGCTTTCCCAACCTCGGCGATGAGGACGTCGCCTTCACCGAACGCGACCAGGCCGCGCTCAACACCATCGTGGACCAGGTCAGGTCCGGAAGGCTGACCGAGGAAGCCGCCATTTCGGTGACCCGCGCCATCGGCCAGATGACGGACCGCATGGTGGTGTGGCAGATCGAGGCACTGGTCGAGGACATGGTCCACCAGCAGGGCGTTCCCGACGCGGTGGCCCGCAAGCGACTGGTCAGCGAACTGCCTTCGCTGGTGGACGCGCTGGAGGAAATGCTGGTCTACTCCTGGCGCCGGCAGCTCAACGCCGGCGTCCAGCGGCTGGCCGTGCGGGCCGAGGCCGGCCTCCAGTCCAGCGAGGAAGGCCGCGAAGGGGACGAGGACGACACGCCGCTGCCCCTCGCACGGGCTGTCGGTTTCGCCGACCTGGTCTCGTACACAAGCCTGTCCCGCCGCATGAACGAAAAAACGCTCGCCCAGCTGGTGCAGCGTTTCGAAAACAAGTGCGCCGAAATCATCTCGGTCGGCGGCGGCCGGCTGGTCAAGACGGTGGGCGACGAAGTCCTCTACATCGCCGAGACGCCCGCGGCGGGCGCCGAGATCTCGCTGGCCCTCTGCCAGGCGTTCACCGAGGACGAGATCCTGCCGCAGGCCCGCGTCGCCATGGTGTGGGGACGCATCCTGTCCCGGCTGGGGGACATCTACGGCCCGACCGTCAACCTGGCGGCCCGGCTGACCTCATTGGCGGATCCCGGAACGGTCCTGGTTGATTCGGTCACCGCCGACGCCCTGGAGCAGGATGAACGCTTCATCCTCCTCCCGCGGCCTGCCGAAGACGTCCGCGGCTTCGGCGAGATCCTTCCGGTGGAACTGCAGCGCGGCCGCGGCCGGGGCCTGGTCCTGGACTGA
- a CDS encoding PH domain-containing protein — protein sequence MRKELLPGEQVIAVTRPQPRRLIVPALLFIAVPAVAAYACAWIVKGGPAKLVPLIRPEWTVWLLGACVALALWVLLGYCLPRALAWHATRYTLTSQRVVARYGMLRRRDQQVYLAAVRNVEVRQSLLQRVLRSGNISLDTGYPASTVVPDVPEAATFRTFILEAMDELPRGGFRAEGITHDPEGSWYGTPALEEERRWKR from the coding sequence ATGCGTAAAGAGCTTCTCCCGGGCGAGCAAGTGATTGCGGTCACCCGGCCCCAGCCGCGGAGGCTGATCGTCCCGGCGCTGTTGTTCATTGCTGTTCCGGCCGTGGCTGCCTATGCCTGCGCCTGGATCGTCAAAGGCGGCCCGGCCAAGCTGGTCCCGCTGATCAGGCCGGAGTGGACGGTCTGGCTGCTGGGCGCCTGCGTGGCGCTCGCATTGTGGGTACTCCTTGGCTACTGCCTGCCGCGGGCCCTGGCCTGGCACGCCACCCGCTACACGCTGACGAGCCAGCGCGTCGTTGCCCGTTACGGCATGTTACGGCGGCGGGATCAACAGGTTTACTTGGCAGCCGTCCGAAATGTAGAGGTCCGGCAGTCGTTGCTCCAACGGGTATTGCGGTCGGGGAATATATCCTTGGATACCGGGTACCCCGCCAGCACGGTGGTGCCTGACGTCCCGGAGGCCGCGACGTTTCGAACTTTCATACTCGAGGCCATGGATGAACTCCCGCGCGGCGGATTCCGGGCCGAGGGCATAACGCACGACCCCGAGGGCAGCTGGTACGGCACCCCGGCACTGGAAGAGGAGAGAAGGTGGAAGAGATGA
- a CDS encoding biotin--[acetyl-CoA-carboxylase] ligase, whose amino-acid sequence MEAAQETPDRPPLDLAALRDESFLAANGIPQLAVVESTGSTNADLLRAASENPGAYPDLTVLAAEYQTAARGRLDRRWEAPARSSVSVSLVLRPVNADGRPLPTQSYSWLSLLSALALREVLLETAGLPAELKWPNDVLVRGRKIAGILAQLGPLEGSTVPPVVLGTGLNVSLTTAELPVPTATSVSLEHPATADRTELLKSYLTRFATLYRNFCNADGDPTAGMAGGHSLHKRVEAVLTTLGKQVRAHLPGDQEIIGHASRLDEYGSLMVVDSGGHEHVITAGDVVHLRPWTPPQDESAGTGGQPAGPESGYA is encoded by the coding sequence ATGGAAGCCGCCCAGGAAACACCGGACCGCCCACCGCTGGACCTCGCCGCCCTGCGCGACGAGTCATTCCTGGCCGCCAACGGAATCCCGCAACTCGCGGTGGTGGAATCCACCGGATCCACGAACGCGGACCTGCTCCGCGCCGCCAGCGAGAATCCGGGTGCCTACCCGGACCTGACCGTACTCGCGGCCGAATACCAGACCGCCGCCCGCGGACGGCTTGACCGCCGCTGGGAAGCCCCTGCACGCAGCTCTGTGTCCGTTTCCCTGGTCCTCCGGCCGGTCAACGCCGACGGCCGCCCGCTGCCGACCCAGAGCTATTCCTGGCTCTCGCTGCTCTCGGCGCTTGCCCTGCGCGAGGTGCTGCTGGAGACGGCAGGCCTTCCGGCGGAACTCAAATGGCCCAACGATGTCCTGGTGCGCGGCCGCAAGATTGCCGGGATTCTCGCCCAGCTCGGGCCGCTGGAGGGCAGCACTGTCCCGCCGGTGGTGCTCGGCACCGGACTCAACGTCTCGCTCACCACCGCCGAGCTTCCTGTTCCCACCGCCACCTCCGTCTCGCTGGAGCACCCTGCCACCGCAGACCGGACCGAACTTCTGAAGAGCTATCTCACGCGCTTCGCGACGTTGTACCGCAACTTCTGCAACGCCGACGGCGACCCGACCGCCGGCATGGCCGGCGGCCACTCGCTGCACAAGCGGGTCGAAGCCGTGCTCACCACGCTCGGCAAGCAGGTGCGCGCCCATCTGCCCGGTGACCAGGAGATCATCGGCCATGCCTCGCGCTTGGACGAGTACGGCTCCCTGATGGTGGTCGACTCCGGAGGCCACGAGCACGTCATAACGGCCGGGGACGTGGTCCACCTGCGGCCCTGGACGCCGCCCCAAGACGAGTCGGCCGGCACCGGCGGGCAGCCCGCCGGCCCCGAAAGCGGTTATGCGTAA
- a CDS encoding NAD(P)-dependent oxidoreductase, whose product MTSSNDASDAAAGPYKAAGSLEGRTILISGGSRGIGLAIATRAARDGANIVLLAKTGQPHAKLEGTVYTAAEQIEAAGGKALPLVGDVRNDDDVAGAVAAAVERFGGIDVVINNASAIDLSKTDAVDMKRYDLMQDINVRGTFLLSKLALPTLRESRAGHILTLSPPLNLDPKWAGLHLAYTMAKYGMSLTTLGLAEELKGDGISVNSLWPCTLIDTAAIRNMPGGEKIVRGARGPQIMADAAHAVLTGANATPDTGSRSGNFYTDEQVLAAAGVTDFTPYSLGAPEGRLVPDIFL is encoded by the coding sequence ATGACTTCAAGCAACGACGCTTCGGACGCCGCCGCAGGGCCCTACAAGGCCGCCGGTTCCCTTGAGGGCCGCACCATTCTCATCTCCGGAGGCAGCCGGGGCATCGGTCTGGCCATCGCCACCCGGGCAGCGCGGGACGGCGCCAACATCGTCCTGCTGGCCAAGACGGGGCAACCGCACGCCAAGCTGGAAGGCACCGTCTACACCGCCGCGGAACAGATCGAAGCAGCAGGCGGCAAAGCGCTGCCGCTGGTCGGCGATGTGCGCAACGACGACGACGTTGCGGGCGCTGTTGCCGCCGCCGTCGAACGCTTCGGCGGGATCGACGTCGTTATCAACAACGCCTCCGCAATCGACCTCTCCAAGACCGACGCCGTGGACATGAAGCGTTACGACCTCATGCAGGACATCAACGTGCGCGGCACCTTCCTGCTCTCGAAGCTCGCCCTGCCCACGCTGCGCGAGTCCCGCGCCGGGCACATCCTCACGTTGTCCCCGCCGCTGAACCTGGACCCGAAATGGGCGGGCCTGCACTTGGCCTACACCATGGCGAAGTACGGCATGAGCCTCACCACGCTGGGCCTGGCTGAAGAGCTCAAAGGTGACGGGATCAGCGTGAACTCGCTGTGGCCCTGCACCCTGATCGATACTGCTGCGATCCGGAACATGCCCGGCGGCGAGAAGATCGTCCGCGGAGCCCGGGGTCCGCAGATCATGGCCGATGCGGCGCACGCCGTGCTGACGGGGGCTAATGCCACCCCGGACACAGGCAGCCGGAGCGGAAACTTCTACACCGATGAACAGGTCCTGGCCGCCGCGGGCGTCACGGACTTTACGCCGTACAGCCTCGGCGCCCCGGAAGGCCGCCTTGTCCCTGACATTTTCCTTTGA
- a CDS encoding acyl-CoA carboxylase subunit beta: MSHDLTTTAGKIADFRERQARAEQPSGPEAVEKQHARGKNTARERIDLLLDAGSFVEFDALAVHRSTAFGMEKKKPLGDGLVSGYGTVDGRPVAVYSQDFSVYGGSLSQVNGEKIVKVQEFALRNGCPVVGILDGGGARIQEGVASLAMFADIFRNNVHASGVVPQISLIMGPSAGGAAYSPALTDYVVMVDKTSHMFITGPDVIKTVTGEDVDMETLGGARQHNANTGTSTYLAADEADAIEFVRELLDFLPSNNLAEAPVLEHSQELELDDDDLALDALIPDSANQPYDMRKVIEQIVDDAHFLEMQSLYAPNVIIGYGRVEGHTVGIVANQPMQFAGTLDIAASEKAARFVRHCDAFNIPIITLVDVPGFLPGKDQEFQGIIRRGAKLLYAYAEATVPKLTVITRKAYGGAYIVMGSKKLGADLNLAWPTAQIGVMGAQGAVNILYRRELAAVSADGGNVEAKRAEVIRQYEEELLNPYQAAQLGYVDAVIAPSETRLQIIKGLRALRDKRASLPAKKHGNIPL; encoded by the coding sequence ATGAGCCACGATCTGACCACGACGGCGGGAAAGATTGCAGACTTCCGCGAGCGCCAGGCCCGTGCGGAGCAGCCTTCCGGCCCGGAGGCCGTCGAGAAGCAGCATGCGCGCGGCAAGAACACGGCCCGCGAGCGCATCGACCTGCTGCTGGACGCAGGCTCCTTCGTCGAGTTCGACGCACTGGCCGTGCACCGTTCCACCGCCTTCGGCATGGAGAAGAAAAAGCCGCTGGGCGACGGCCTGGTCTCCGGCTATGGCACCGTCGACGGCCGGCCCGTCGCCGTCTACAGCCAGGACTTTTCCGTCTACGGCGGTTCGCTGAGCCAGGTCAACGGCGAGAAGATCGTCAAGGTCCAGGAGTTCGCGCTGCGCAACGGCTGCCCCGTGGTCGGCATCCTCGACGGCGGCGGAGCCCGGATCCAGGAAGGCGTCGCCTCGCTGGCGATGTTCGCCGACATCTTCCGCAACAACGTCCACGCGTCCGGCGTCGTGCCCCAGATCTCGCTCATCATGGGCCCCTCCGCCGGCGGCGCGGCCTACTCCCCCGCCCTGACCGACTACGTGGTCATGGTGGACAAGACCTCGCACATGTTCATTACCGGCCCGGACGTGATCAAGACCGTCACGGGTGAAGACGTGGACATGGAAACGCTGGGCGGCGCCCGCCAGCACAATGCCAACACGGGAACGTCCACCTACCTCGCCGCGGACGAGGCCGACGCGATCGAATTCGTCCGCGAACTGCTCGACTTCCTGCCCTCCAACAACCTTGCGGAGGCCCCGGTCCTCGAGCACAGCCAGGAACTGGAGCTCGACGACGACGACCTCGCCCTCGACGCGCTGATCCCGGACTCGGCCAACCAGCCCTACGACATGCGCAAGGTCATCGAGCAGATTGTCGACGACGCGCACTTCCTGGAAATGCAGTCCCTCTACGCCCCCAACGTGATCATCGGCTACGGCAGGGTGGAGGGCCACACGGTGGGCATCGTGGCCAACCAGCCCATGCAGTTCGCCGGAACGCTGGACATCGCCGCCTCGGAAAAGGCCGCCCGCTTCGTCCGGCACTGCGATGCCTTCAACATCCCCATCATCACCCTGGTGGATGTGCCCGGCTTCCTGCCCGGCAAGGACCAGGAGTTCCAGGGCATCATCCGCCGCGGCGCCAAGCTGCTCTACGCCTATGCTGAGGCCACCGTACCCAAGCTGACCGTCATCACCCGCAAGGCCTACGGCGGGGCGTACATCGTGATGGGCTCCAAGAAGCTCGGGGCGGACCTCAACCTCGCCTGGCCCACCGCGCAGATCGGCGTCATGGGCGCCCAGGGTGCGGTCAACATCCTGTACCGCCGTGAACTGGCGGCGGTTTCGGCCGACGGCGGCAACGTCGAGGCCAAGCGCGCCGAGGTCATCCGGCAGTACGAGGAAGAGCTCCTCAACCCCTACCAGGCCGCGCAGCTCGGCTACGTGGACGCCGTCATCGCCCCGTCCGAGACGCGGCTGCAGATCATCAAGGGCCTGCGCGCCCTGCGGGACAAACGTGCCAGCCTGCCCGCCAAGAAGCACGGGAACATCCCGCTGTGA
- a CDS encoding acyl-CoA carboxylase subunit epsilon: protein MIESSPSLTNPGEPAESLLSVVKGEPTAEELAALTAVVLSLANGGAAAPAKPSSRQWVRRQQLQLAPTPGPGAWKRSRG from the coding sequence GTGATCGAGTCCAGCCCCTCCCTGACCAACCCCGGCGAGCCGGCCGAGAGCCTGCTGTCCGTCGTCAAGGGCGAACCGACGGCGGAGGAACTAGCGGCGCTCACCGCCGTCGTCCTCTCCCTGGCCAACGGCGGGGCCGCGGCGCCGGCGAAACCCAGCTCCCGGCAGTGGGTGCGGCGGCAGCAGCTGCAGCTGGCGCCCACGCCCGGTCCCGGGGCGTGGAAGCGCAGCCGCGGCTGA